A window from Acinonyx jubatus isolate Ajub_Pintada_27869175 chromosome E1, VMU_Ajub_asm_v1.0, whole genome shotgun sequence encodes these proteins:
- the GLTPD2 gene encoding glycolipid transfer protein domain-containing protein 2 isoform X1, whose product MGVTLLTQVSRRYFRHAIPLAVLSLLLLYLCARSFREWSLPSSALGGTRNPSAGDLRPPPRAFTARPRPSPGVVSGCRSWAQSCNPEGPPPVQVRRQSGPLEAPKWKEPPCEGPQGVLGRVMEPFRASLNPEGDVALSQYLAGWRALVRFLTPLGSIFAFATDEASAKVTALEARVHGPEAAHYSSLAAMAAWERRAGLLERPGVAPRDPARSSGSRTLLLLHRALRWSQLCLHRVAAATPGGPDAGVQCGDAYRTALAPHHPWLVRQAARLAFLAFPGRGRWLGLACPGAGETEARAALARAAATLEAVYNRTQGLLAERGLLGLA is encoded by the exons ATGGGGGTCACGCTGCTAACACAGGTGTCCCGGCGCTACTTTCGCCACGCGATTCCTCTTGCTGTCCTCTCGCTGCTGCTGCTTTATCTCTGTGCTCGGAGCTTCCGTGAGTGGTCCCTTCCCTCATCTGCCCTGGGAGGCACCAGGAACCCAAGCGCTGGGGACCTAAGGCCCCCTCCTCGAGCCTTCACCGCTCGGCCTCGCCCCTCCCCAGGCGTCGTCTCGGGGTGCAGGTCCTGGGCACAGTCCTGCAATCCCGAAGGACCGCCGCCTGTCCAG GTCCGGCGGCAGTCGGGCCCCCTGGAGGCCCCCAAGTGGAAAGAGCCTCCGTGTGAGGGCCCCCAGGGGGTGCTGGGCCGCGTGATGGAGCCGTTTCGCGCCAGTCTGAACCCCGAAGGCGACGTGGCATTGTCGCAGTACCTGGCCGGATGGAGGGCGCTGGTCAG GTTCCTAACTCCCCTCGGTTCCATCTTCGCCTTCGCCACGGACGAGGCCTCCGCCAAGGTGACAGCCCTAGAGGCTCGGGTGCACGGCCCGGAGGCGGCGCACTACTCGTCGCTGGCGGCCATGGCGGCGTGGGAGCGGCGGGCGGGACTGCTGGAGCGGCCCGGGGTCGCCCCCCGAGACCCGGCCAGGTCCTCGGGCTCACGGACCCTGCTCTTGCTGCACCGAGCGCTGCgctggtcccagctctgcctccaccGGGTGGCGGCCGCGACGCCCGGAGGCCCGGACGCCGGCGTGCAGTGCGGCGACGCGTACCGCACGGCCCTGGCCCCGCACCACCCCTGGCTCGTGCGCCAGGCCGCCCGCCTCGCCTTCCTCGCCTTCCCGGGTCGCGGCCGCTGGCTCGGGCTGGCGTGCCCGGGGGCCGGGGAGACGGAGGCGCGGGCCGCGCTGGCGCGGGCGGCGGCCACCCTGGAGGCCGTCTACAACCGCACCCAGGGCCTGCTGGCCGAGCGCGGGCTGCTCGGGCTGGCCTGA
- the GLTPD2 gene encoding glycolipid transfer protein domain-containing protein 2 isoform X2, producing the protein MGVTLLTQVSRRYFRHAIPLAVLSLLLLYLCARSFRVVSGCRSWAQSCNPEGPPPVQVRRQSGPLEAPKWKEPPCEGPQGVLGRVMEPFRASLNPEGDVALSQYLAGWRALVRFLTPLGSIFAFATDEASAKVTALEARVHGPEAAHYSSLAAMAAWERRAGLLERPGVAPRDPARSSGSRTLLLLHRALRWSQLCLHRVAAATPGGPDAGVQCGDAYRTALAPHHPWLVRQAARLAFLAFPGRGRWLGLACPGAGETEARAALARAAATLEAVYNRTQGLLAERGLLGLA; encoded by the exons ATGGGGGTCACGCTGCTAACACAGGTGTCCCGGCGCTACTTTCGCCACGCGATTCCTCTTGCTGTCCTCTCGCTGCTGCTGCTTTATCTCTGTGCTCGGAGCTTCC GCGTCGTCTCGGGGTGCAGGTCCTGGGCACAGTCCTGCAATCCCGAAGGACCGCCGCCTGTCCAG GTCCGGCGGCAGTCGGGCCCCCTGGAGGCCCCCAAGTGGAAAGAGCCTCCGTGTGAGGGCCCCCAGGGGGTGCTGGGCCGCGTGATGGAGCCGTTTCGCGCCAGTCTGAACCCCGAAGGCGACGTGGCATTGTCGCAGTACCTGGCCGGATGGAGGGCGCTGGTCAG GTTCCTAACTCCCCTCGGTTCCATCTTCGCCTTCGCCACGGACGAGGCCTCCGCCAAGGTGACAGCCCTAGAGGCTCGGGTGCACGGCCCGGAGGCGGCGCACTACTCGTCGCTGGCGGCCATGGCGGCGTGGGAGCGGCGGGCGGGACTGCTGGAGCGGCCCGGGGTCGCCCCCCGAGACCCGGCCAGGTCCTCGGGCTCACGGACCCTGCTCTTGCTGCACCGAGCGCTGCgctggtcccagctctgcctccaccGGGTGGCGGCCGCGACGCCCGGAGGCCCGGACGCCGGCGTGCAGTGCGGCGACGCGTACCGCACGGCCCTGGCCCCGCACCACCCCTGGCTCGTGCGCCAGGCCGCCCGCCTCGCCTTCCTCGCCTTCCCGGGTCGCGGCCGCTGGCTCGGGCTGGCGTGCCCGGGGGCCGGGGAGACGGAGGCGCGGGCCGCGCTGGCGCGGGCGGCGGCCACCCTGGAGGCCGTCTACAACCGCACCCAGGGCCTGCTGGCCGAGCGCGGGCTGCTCGGGCTGGCCTGA